A single window of bacterium DNA harbors:
- a CDS encoding MFS transporter: protein MADPGFVSGISVLRQRDVARLFVAYLVTYTGTAMAPIALAFGLLEMTGSTRETGIVVAAPTAAGVAVLLVGGAIADRTSRKRVIVLAESLAMAAQLAIAALLLSGTASIPLLTGLMLVNGTAMAFNAPASAGLIVQIAAREELQAVNALLGMARNSALAIGAAVGGVLVATVGAGWTLAIDGLSFGFSALLIATLRPRVQRTPESASMIEDLRAGAREFFSHTWLWVIVAQFSLIVAVHESVFGLMGPAVARETLRGSTDWGTIAAVFGLGTLVGGLLSLRIQPKHPMRTATLLTFTFVLIPAALSVPLPVPVIAAAAFVEGATGNLFAVLWYTTLQKKIPEDMLSRVSAYDHLGSIALAPIGIVVAGVLFEELGARATLWLCVATVLLPTIAAFSVHDVRHMTSAD, encoded by the coding sequence TTGGCCGACCCCGGATTCGTCAGCGGAATCAGCGTGCTCCGCCAGCGGGACGTCGCGCGTCTCTTCGTCGCCTACCTCGTGACCTACACGGGGACGGCAATGGCGCCGATCGCGCTGGCGTTCGGCCTGCTCGAGATGACGGGATCGACCCGCGAGACCGGGATCGTCGTGGCGGCGCCGACCGCGGCGGGCGTCGCCGTCCTCCTCGTGGGCGGCGCGATCGCGGATCGGACGTCGCGCAAGCGGGTGATCGTCCTGGCGGAGAGCCTCGCCATGGCCGCGCAGCTCGCGATCGCAGCGCTCCTGCTCTCGGGGACCGCGTCGATCCCGCTGCTGACGGGGCTCATGCTCGTGAACGGCACGGCGATGGCGTTCAACGCGCCGGCCTCGGCAGGACTGATCGTCCAGATCGCCGCGCGCGAGGAGCTCCAGGCGGTCAACGCGCTCCTCGGCATGGCCCGCAACAGCGCCCTCGCGATCGGCGCGGCCGTCGGCGGCGTGCTGGTCGCGACCGTCGGCGCCGGCTGGACCCTCGCGATCGATGGCCTCTCGTTCGGCTTCTCGGCGCTGCTGATCGCGACGCTGCGCCCGCGGGTGCAGCGCACACCCGAGAGCGCTTCGATGATCGAGGATCTGCGCGCCGGAGCGCGCGAGTTCTTCTCGCACACCTGGCTCTGGGTGATCGTCGCGCAGTTCTCGCTGATCGTGGCCGTCCACGAGAGCGTGTTCGGCTTGATGGGGCCCGCGGTCGCCCGCGAGACCCTCCGAGGCTCGACGGACTGGGGCACGATCGCCGCCGTCTTCGGGCTCGGCACGCTCGTGGGTGGACTCCTCAGCCTCCGCATCCAGCCGAAGCACCCGATGCGAACGGCCACCCTGCTGACGTTCACCTTCGTACTGATCCCGGCGGCGCTCTCGGTTCCCCTTCCGGTCCCCGTGATCGCCGCGGCGGCCTTCGTCGAAGGCGCGACGGGCAACCTCTTCGCGGTCCTCTGGTACACCACGCTCCAGAAGAAGATCCCGGAAGACATGCTCTCCCGGGTGAGCGCGTACGATCACCTGGGCTCGATCGCCCTCGCGCCGATCGGCATCGTCGTGGCCGGCGTCCTCTTCGAGGAGCTCGGGGCGCGCGCGACCCTCTGGCTCTGCGTCGCGACCGTCCTCCTTCCGACGATCGCCGCGTTCTCGGTCCACGACGTGCGCCACATGACGAGCGCCGACTGA
- a CDS encoding FMN-binding negative transcriptional regulator, with protein MSLYVPEHFQSADSATAQDLIERHPLCLLVSVEEGTPRFSPVPVLLDRDRGALGRLRFHLARANPQSARLAERSEASLVFQGPETYISPDWYVDTRLPPTWNYELVIARGRATPLDDDELLRLLGDLSHDQERRLDKVPWTMAKMGEDRVRGLLRGIIGFAFEIDRLEAKSKLSQNRSPADRASVRRALAAQPGPRAHEVAARMAAVDPDREA; from the coding sequence ATGTCCCTCTACGTTCCCGAGCACTTCCAAAGCGCCGATTCGGCGACCGCGCAGGATCTGATCGAGAGGCACCCGTTGTGCCTGCTCGTATCCGTCGAAGAGGGCACGCCACGCTTCAGTCCCGTCCCCGTTCTTCTCGATCGCGACCGGGGCGCGCTCGGACGGCTCCGTTTCCACCTCGCCCGGGCGAACCCGCAGAGCGCGCGACTCGCCGAGCGAAGCGAGGCGAGCCTGGTCTTCCAGGGCCCCGAGACCTACATCTCTCCCGACTGGTACGTCGACACGAGGCTCCCCCCGACCTGGAACTACGAGCTCGTGATCGCGCGCGGCCGGGCGACACCGCTCGACGACGACGAGCTCCTTCGGCTCCTCGGGGACCTCTCCCATGACCAGGAGCGACGCCTCGACAAGGTGCCGTGGACGATGGCGAAGATGGGCGAAGACCGCGTCCGAGGACTCCTGCGTGGAATCATCGGCTTCGCTTTCGAGATCGATCGGCTCGAAGCCAAGTCGAAACTCAGCCAGAACCGCTCGCCCGCGGACCGGGCCTCCGTTCGGCGAGCGCTCGCGGCGCAGCCAGGGCCGCGGGCGCACGAAGTGGCCGCTCGCATGGCCGCCGTCGACCCGGACCGCGAGGCGTGA
- a CDS encoding amidohydrolase — protein sequence MSDSTTHDPYILITSDTHAGGSHAQYREYLDPEYRAAFDDWRGGYKNPGEEHYGSKKKRNWDFDIRNTDQDGQGVVGEVVFPNTVPPFYRKSIVTAGPPKPEEYERCLAGVRAHNRWLADFCAEDPVRRAGIGVILPNDLDEAVKDIEWIAKAGLRGGVLLPLIPPDAHWLTPLYDRAWDRVFAAIQDHGLVINQHSGQGAPDFGEGALADALWISEVSFYCRAGYRHLLMSGVYERFPKLKYILTESGCSWAPEMLAQLDRIHMGVKAGAIGEMMYDDEEWGLKRLPSEYAREHCYYGASFPSKQELEGIDLVGVDKVCWGNDYPHYEGTFPYNLESLRLTFSDVSESDRRKIFGENAAALYDFDLDALRVRAKEHGPTPEQVNTPLPAEDIPRDSQCYLFRGALAELEAQASA from the coding sequence TTGTCGGACTCGACCACCCACGACCCCTACATCCTGATCACCTCGGACACCCACGCCGGCGGATCCCACGCCCAGTATCGCGAGTACCTCGATCCCGAGTACCGAGCGGCCTTCGACGACTGGCGCGGGGGATACAAGAACCCGGGCGAGGAGCACTACGGCTCCAAGAAGAAGCGCAATTGGGACTTCGACATCCGCAACACCGACCAGGACGGCCAGGGCGTCGTCGGTGAGGTCGTGTTCCCGAATACCGTGCCGCCTTTCTACCGGAAGAGCATCGTGACGGCGGGGCCGCCGAAGCCCGAGGAGTACGAACGCTGCCTCGCCGGCGTCCGTGCCCACAATCGCTGGCTGGCGGATTTCTGCGCCGAGGATCCGGTTCGACGCGCGGGGATCGGGGTGATCCTGCCCAACGATCTCGACGAGGCGGTCAAGGACATCGAGTGGATCGCGAAGGCCGGACTGCGCGGCGGCGTGCTCCTTCCGCTGATTCCGCCGGACGCCCATTGGCTCACGCCGCTCTACGACCGCGCGTGGGACCGCGTCTTCGCCGCGATCCAGGATCACGGTCTCGTGATCAACCAGCACTCGGGGCAGGGCGCGCCGGACTTCGGTGAGGGGGCCCTCGCCGACGCTCTCTGGATCTCGGAGGTGTCGTTCTACTGCCGCGCGGGCTACCGCCATCTCCTGATGAGCGGCGTCTACGAGCGCTTCCCGAAGCTCAAGTACATCCTGACCGAGTCGGGCTGCTCCTGGGCCCCCGAAATGCTCGCCCAGCTCGACCGCATCCACATGGGCGTGAAGGCCGGCGCGATCGGCGAGATGATGTACGACGACGAGGAGTGGGGCCTGAAGCGCCTCCCGAGCGAGTACGCCCGCGAGCACTGCTACTACGGGGCGAGCTTCCCGAGCAAGCAGGAGCTCGAGGGCATCGATCTCGTCGGCGTGGATAAGGTCTGCTGGGGGAACGACTACCCCCACTACGAGGGAACGTTCCCGTACAACCTCGAGTCGCTGCGGCTCACCTTCTCGGACGTGTCCGAGTCGGACCGCCGAAAGATCTTCGGGGAGAACGCGGCGGCGCTCTACGACTTCGACCTCGATGCGCTTCGCGTGCGAGCCAAGGAACACGGTCCGACGCCCGAGCAGGTGAACACGCCGCTTCCGGCCGAAGACATTCCGCGGGATTCGCAGTGCTACCTGTTCCGGGGCGCGCTCGCCGAGCTCGAGGCCCAGGCCTCCGCCTGA
- a CDS encoding glutathione S-transferase family protein yields the protein MIKLYGLRMSNYYSLTKALLIEKGLDFEEVKAPPSQKEDYLARSPMGKMPSIEVDGRFLSESLAIFHYLENVAPEPALLPADPFEAAKAMELCCHLKLDVELVARRCLPELLFKQPVSDETKDQVRADLAKGVKAVDRLLVAAPFALGAEFTIADLYVHYCYPLANSLATAVCGMNLLEDQPRVTDLLKRLGERPSIARVTAEAAG from the coding sequence ATGATCAAGCTCTACGGCCTGCGCATGAGCAACTACTACAGCCTGACGAAGGCCCTGCTGATCGAGAAGGGGCTCGACTTCGAGGAGGTCAAGGCACCGCCGTCCCAGAAGGAGGACTACCTGGCGCGCTCGCCGATGGGCAAGATGCCTTCGATCGAGGTGGACGGTCGATTCCTCTCGGAGTCCCTGGCGATCTTCCACTACCTGGAGAACGTGGCGCCCGAGCCGGCGCTGCTGCCCGCCGACCCCTTCGAGGCGGCCAAGGCGATGGAGCTCTGCTGTCACCTCAAGCTCGACGTCGAGCTGGTGGCGCGACGGTGTCTCCCGGAGCTGCTCTTCAAGCAGCCCGTGAGCGACGAAACGAAGGATCAGGTCCGCGCGGACCTCGCCAAGGGCGTGAAGGCGGTCGACCGGCTCCTCGTCGCGGCCCCCTTCGCCCTCGGCGCCGAGTTCACGATCGCGGATCTCTACGTCCACTACTGCTACCCGCTCGCCAACTCCCTGGCGACGGCGGTCTGCGGCATGAACCTCCTCGAGGACCAGCCGCGGGTGACGGATCTGCTCAAGCGACTGGGCGAGCGCCCGTCGATCGCCCGGGTCACGGCCGAGGCTGCCGGCTGA
- a CDS encoding MBL fold metallo-hydrolase, which translates to MRISRRAILAIVLLSVLVSVLAVAEGGGETRWLAPAPRLENGRFENPVGPIGHGTLGVRFPFMLRRIRASFDVREGAPVHAPVDGAFFRGPNDGPRVTWIGHATVLVEMDGVRFLTDPTWSETASPVSFAGPPRLAPPGVAMEALPPIDFVVVSHNHYDHLDLASLVALAERDPLTQFIVPLGNGELLRDSGIARVIELDWTETTRVGTVDVHCLPVQHWSKRSLIDDDRALWSSWAVTGPTRRFYFGGDTGYFDGFREIGEALGPFDLAALPIGAYEPREMMALSHMNPEEAWQAALDVRAEAALGVHFGTFDLSDEDSDEPPRRFRARARQGEREADAWVLDVGESRSF; encoded by the coding sequence ATGCGCATCTCCCGCCGAGCGATCCTTGCGATCGTCCTCCTCTCCGTGCTGGTCAGCGTGCTCGCCGTCGCCGAGGGCGGAGGCGAGACCCGCTGGCTCGCCCCGGCCCCGCGCCTCGAGAACGGTCGCTTCGAGAACCCGGTCGGCCCGATCGGGCACGGCACGCTGGGCGTGCGCTTCCCCTTCATGCTCCGGCGGATCCGCGCGTCCTTCGACGTGCGCGAAGGAGCGCCGGTCCACGCGCCCGTCGACGGCGCCTTCTTCCGCGGACCGAACGACGGCCCCCGGGTCACCTGGATCGGGCACGCAACCGTCCTGGTCGAGATGGACGGCGTCCGATTCCTGACCGACCCGACCTGGTCCGAGACCGCGAGCCCGGTCTCCTTCGCCGGACCGCCTCGCCTCGCGCCGCCCGGGGTCGCGATGGAGGCGCTGCCGCCGATCGACTTCGTGGTCGTCTCGCACAACCACTACGACCACCTCGACCTCGCGTCGCTCGTCGCCCTCGCCGAGCGGGACCCGCTCACGCAGTTCATCGTGCCCCTGGGCAACGGCGAGCTCCTCCGCGATTCAGGGATCGCCCGGGTGATCGAGCTCGACTGGACGGAGACGACCCGCGTGGGCACGGTCGACGTCCACTGCCTGCCGGTCCAGCACTGGAGCAAGCGCAGTCTCATCGACGACGATCGCGCGCTCTGGTCGTCCTGGGCCGTCACGGGTCCCACGCGCCGCTTCTACTTCGGGGGCGACACGGGCTACTTCGACGGCTTCCGTGAAATCGGCGAAGCCCTCGGCCCCTTCGATCTCGCGGCGCTCCCGATCGGCGCCTACGAACCGCGTGAGATGATGGCGCTGTCGCACATGAATCCGGAGGAGGCATGGCAGGCCGCCCTCGACGTACGCGCAGAGGCGGCGCTCGGTGTCCACTTCGGGACCTTCGATCTCTCGGACGAGGACTCGGACGAGCCCCCGAGGCGCTTCCGCGCGCGGGCCCGCCAGGGCGAGCGCGAAGCCGATGCCTGGGTCCTCGACGTCGGCGAGAGCCGGTCGTTCTGA
- a CDS encoding acyl-CoA dehydrogenase family protein: protein MSDDANLESFREEARAWLADNFPSAISGRGAELVGMESVSRDPDLEKWRVALGEKGWGTPTWPAEYGGGGLSQKQAQIIDQEMRKIGAFNPLPVMAGMGITMVGPTILEYGTEAQKQKHIPPICRGDVFWALGYSEPNAGSDLASLQCKAEDKGDHWLVNGQKTWTSGADHAQWIGCLVRTDFDAPKRDGISFLILDMDQPGIETRPIELIGGSSPFCETFFNDAKADKDEVLGELNGGWTVGKRLLQHERQSQTGARASGGAAAKVTLQDLALKYVGADDDGKLADPDLRARIADHLMKAQAQRLTTQRVIAEAKGNHKVSAAASILKNAASAVSQEKDELTLEILGHQGLGWEGHDFQDHELAAVRGWLSAKAMSIYGGSFEIQNNIIAKNILGLPETTQKG from the coding sequence ATGTCCGACGACGCGAACCTCGAATCCTTCCGCGAAGAGGCGCGAGCCTGGCTCGCCGACAACTTCCCGAGCGCCATCTCCGGCCGCGGCGCCGAGCTCGTCGGCATGGAGAGCGTCTCCCGGGACCCGGATCTCGAGAAGTGGCGCGTCGCCCTAGGCGAGAAGGGCTGGGGCACGCCGACCTGGCCGGCGGAGTACGGTGGTGGCGGCCTCTCTCAGAAGCAGGCCCAGATCATCGACCAGGAGATGCGCAAGATCGGCGCCTTCAACCCCCTCCCGGTGATGGCCGGCATGGGCATCACGATGGTCGGTCCGACGATCCTCGAGTACGGAACGGAGGCGCAGAAGCAGAAGCACATCCCGCCGATCTGCCGCGGCGACGTCTTCTGGGCACTCGGCTACTCCGAGCCCAACGCCGGATCCGACCTCGCGTCGCTCCAGTGCAAGGCCGAGGACAAGGGCGACCACTGGCTGGTCAACGGTCAGAAGACCTGGACCTCCGGCGCGGACCATGCCCAGTGGATCGGCTGCCTCGTGCGAACGGACTTCGACGCGCCGAAGCGCGACGGCATCAGCTTCCTGATCCTCGACATGGACCAGCCCGGGATCGAGACGCGGCCCATCGAGCTGATCGGCGGATCCTCGCCTTTCTGCGAGACCTTCTTCAATGATGCGAAGGCCGACAAGGACGAGGTCCTCGGCGAGCTGAACGGCGGCTGGACGGTCGGCAAGCGCCTCCTCCAGCACGAGCGCCAGAGCCAGACCGGCGCGCGCGCGTCGGGCGGTGCAGCGGCCAAGGTCACCCTCCAGGATCTCGCGCTCAAGTACGTCGGCGCCGACGACGACGGCAAGCTCGCCGACCCGGATCTGCGCGCACGGATCGCCGACCACCTGATGAAGGCGCAGGCCCAGCGGCTCACGACCCAGCGCGTGATCGCCGAGGCCAAGGGCAACCACAAGGTGAGCGCCGCGGCCTCCATCCTGAAGAACGCCGCCTCGGCGGTCTCCCAGGAAAAGGACGAGCTGACCCTCGAGATCCTCGGTCACCAGGGCCTCGGATGGGAAGGTCACGACTTCCAGGATCACGAGCTCGCCGCCGTCCGCGGTTGGCTCTCGGCGAAGGCGATGTCGATCTACGGCGGCTCCTTCGAAATCCAGAACAACATCATCGCGAAGAACATCCTCGGCCTGCCCGAGACGACCCAGAAGGGCTGA
- a CDS encoding acyl-CoA dehydrogenase has product MAALTEEQELLKEQAKSWANEEAPVSKFREMRDARTEEGFDRGTWKSISEMGWAGILVSEEHGGVAMGHLTAGVVLEELGRQLTASPLLASGIVGASALALAGSDAQQAAWLPRIADGSAIVTLAVDEGPRHAPLQTKLSATADGDGFVLEGRKAHVLEGLAADAFVVAARSSGSAGDAEGLTLFLVDGDTAGIDRSRLSTADSRGYANVTFTGVRVGADAVMGEVGGAAEVLDRILDRARAALSAEMLGTAAQSFDMTLDYLKNRVQFGQVIGSFQALGHRAATLFTEMEMARSCVEAALTAIDEDADNTAVLCSLAKAKAGDFLHHMSNELIQIHGGIGMTDEFDAGLYLKRARAAEATYGNQAFHRDRYATLQGL; this is encoded by the coding sequence ATGGCGGCATTGACCGAAGAGCAGGAACTCCTCAAGGAACAGGCGAAGTCCTGGGCGAACGAAGAAGCGCCCGTCTCCAAGTTTCGAGAGATGCGCGACGCGCGGACCGAGGAAGGCTTCGACCGCGGGACCTGGAAGAGCATCAGCGAGATGGGCTGGGCCGGCATCCTCGTCTCCGAGGAACACGGCGGTGTGGCGATGGGCCACCTGACGGCCGGCGTCGTCCTCGAAGAGCTCGGTCGACAGCTGACGGCTTCCCCCCTCCTCGCTTCCGGGATCGTGGGCGCCTCGGCGCTCGCCCTCGCGGGTAGCGACGCCCAGCAGGCGGCCTGGCTCCCGCGGATCGCGGACGGCTCGGCGATCGTGACGCTCGCGGTCGACGAGGGCCCGCGCCACGCGCCGCTCCAGACCAAGCTCTCGGCCACGGCGGACGGCGATGGCTTCGTACTCGAGGGTCGCAAGGCGCACGTCCTCGAAGGGCTCGCCGCGGACGCCTTCGTCGTCGCGGCGCGCTCGAGCGGAAGCGCCGGGGACGCCGAGGGGCTGACCCTCTTCCTGGTCGACGGGGACACGGCGGGCATCGATCGTTCGCGGCTCTCTACGGCGGACAGCCGCGGCTACGCCAACGTCACCTTCACGGGCGTTCGCGTCGGCGCAGACGCCGTGATGGGGGAAGTCGGAGGCGCGGCCGAGGTCCTCGACCGGATCCTCGACCGGGCGCGCGCGGCGCTCTCGGCGGAGATGCTCGGCACGGCGGCCCAGTCCTTCGACATGACCCTCGACTACCTGAAGAACCGCGTGCAGTTCGGTCAGGTGATCGGCTCCTTCCAGGCCCTCGGCCACCGCGCCGCGACCCTCTTCACCGAAATGGAAATGGCGCGCTCCTGCGTCGAGGCCGCGCTGACCGCGATCGACGAGGACGCCGACAACACCGCCGTCCTCTGCTCCCTCGCGAAGGCGAAGGCCGGCGACTTCCTCCACCACATGTCGAACGAGCTGATCCAGATCCACGGCGGCATCGGCATGACCGACGAATTCGACGCCGGCCTCTACCTGAAGCGCGCTCGTGCCGCCGAGGCGACCTACGGCAACCAGGCCTTCCATCGGGATCGCTACGCGACGCTGCAGGGCCTCTAG
- a CDS encoding nitroreductase family protein, which translates to MIDLANADELLTTTRGVRKRIDFEREVPLPLIEECIDVALQAPSGTGAKASAEVGVAVPHFVVVQSPEKKKAVGDVYRAAHHPYLDQHARADPERDAAGGFDLARWQTDHFEDYPVLVLVCANAPIEKLSPGMQVGAWGSILPGAWSFMLAARARGLGSCWTTIHLDGYVEPMAEALGLPDHVSQGVLIPVGYYTGESFKRATRPAAKDVMHVDGW; encoded by the coding sequence ATGATCGACCTCGCGAACGCCGACGAGCTCCTCACGACCACGCGCGGAGTTCGCAAGCGGATCGACTTCGAACGCGAAGTCCCGCTCCCGTTGATCGAGGAGTGCATCGACGTCGCGCTCCAGGCGCCGTCCGGAACCGGCGCGAAGGCGAGCGCCGAGGTCGGCGTCGCGGTCCCACATTTCGTGGTCGTACAGAGTCCGGAGAAGAAGAAGGCGGTCGGGGACGTCTACCGCGCTGCCCACCACCCCTACCTCGACCAGCACGCCCGAGCCGACCCCGAGCGCGATGCGGCCGGCGGATTCGATCTCGCGCGCTGGCAGACGGACCACTTCGAGGATTATCCCGTCCTCGTGCTCGTCTGCGCGAACGCGCCGATCGAGAAGCTCTCTCCAGGCATGCAGGTCGGCGCGTGGGGCTCGATCCTTCCCGGCGCCTGGTCCTTCATGCTCGCCGCCCGGGCCCGCGGACTCGGCAGCTGCTGGACGACGATCCATCTCGACGGCTACGTCGAGCCCATGGCCGAAGCTCTGGGGCTCCCCGATCACGTCTCCCAGGGCGTGCTGATCCCGGTCGGCTACTACACCGGCGAATCGTTCAAGCGCGCCACCCGCCCCGCCGCGAAGGACGTGATGCACGTCGACGGCTGGTAG
- a CDS encoding methyltransferase domain-containing protein encodes MSSQVGNAPTPEEIKAFSLNVWGYKKGEVVSLMIFIGDQLGLYRALDGAGPMSAPELAEKTDLQERWLLEWLRGQAAAGLLDYHEPDRFELTPTGSLVLANEADSLVFAAGAFGAPMGPEIAERLVDAFRTGIGLSYEDLGPNAAHRTERMLGPWTRQALVPRILPALDGVVPKLEAGAKAADVGCGSGVALLAMAAAFPASEFHGYDPSSIAIERTRAKAKEAGLENVHLHVAGGESLPSDERFDFLLTFDCLHDMTRPAEVIASIRRALRPDGTWLIKDIRSQPRFEDNLGHPMLAMFYGFSVSACMSSALSEPGGAGLGTLGFNPEVAERMVREAGFEHFRMHDFEDPTNLYYEVRP; translated from the coding sequence ATGAGTTCGCAGGTCGGGAACGCCCCCACGCCGGAAGAAATCAAGGCCTTCTCACTGAACGTCTGGGGATACAAGAAGGGCGAGGTCGTCTCGCTCATGATCTTCATCGGCGACCAGCTCGGGCTCTACCGCGCCCTGGACGGTGCCGGGCCGATGTCGGCCCCGGAGCTGGCCGAGAAGACGGATCTCCAGGAGCGCTGGCTCCTCGAGTGGCTCCGGGGGCAGGCTGCGGCGGGACTGCTCGACTACCACGAGCCCGATCGGTTCGAGCTCACGCCGACCGGCTCGCTGGTGCTGGCGAACGAGGCCGACAGCCTGGTCTTCGCGGCCGGCGCGTTCGGCGCGCCCATGGGGCCGGAGATCGCCGAGCGCCTCGTCGATGCCTTCCGGACCGGCATCGGCCTGTCCTACGAGGACCTCGGGCCCAACGCGGCCCATCGGACCGAACGCATGCTCGGGCCGTGGACGCGCCAGGCGCTCGTGCCGCGGATCCTGCCCGCCCTCGACGGCGTCGTCCCGAAGCTCGAGGCCGGCGCAAAGGCGGCGGACGTGGGCTGCGGTTCCGGCGTCGCGCTCCTCGCGATGGCGGCGGCCTTCCCGGCCTCCGAGTTCCACGGCTACGACCCGTCCTCGATCGCCATCGAGCGGACCCGCGCGAAGGCGAAGGAAGCGGGGCTCGAGAACGTCCACCTCCACGTCGCGGGTGGCGAATCGCTGCCTTCCGACGAGCGCTTCGACTTCCTGCTCACATTCGACTGTCTGCACGACATGACCCGGCCCGCCGAGGTGATCGCGTCGATCCGTCGCGCGCTGCGTCCCGACGGCACCTGGCTCATCAAGGACATCCGGAGTCAGCCGCGCTTCGAAGACAACCTCGGGCACCCGATGCTCGCGATGTTCTATGGCTTCTCGGTCTCGGCCTGTATGTCGTCGGCGCTCTCCGAGCCGGGGGGCGCCGGACTCGGGACCCTCGGCTTCAATCCGGAGGTCGCGGAGCGCATGGTCCGCGAGGCCGGATTCGAGCACTTCCGGATGCACGACTTCGAAGACCCGACGAACCTCTACTACGAGGTCCGGCCCTAG
- a CDS encoding HIT family protein, with amino-acid sequence MSETESNADCIFCAIIAGRATAHRVYEDERILVFMDLFPAHEGHTLIVPKRHGENLFEVEPGDLDAIIRASVSLGEALKHVFAPDGIAVMQLNGAAAGQTVFHYHMHLIPRMEGEPFGVHGKRQGDAAVLADQAARLAAVYTPAD; translated from the coding sequence ATGAGCGAGACCGAGAGCAACGCCGACTGCATCTTCTGCGCGATCATCGCCGGCCGCGCGACCGCCCACCGCGTCTACGAGGACGAGCGGATCCTGGTCTTCATGGATCTCTTCCCCGCCCACGAGGGGCATACGCTGATCGTCCCGAAACGACATGGAGAGAACCTCTTCGAGGTCGAGCCGGGAGATCTCGACGCGATCATCCGCGCTTCCGTCTCGCTGGGCGAGGCGCTGAAACACGTCTTCGCCCCGGACGGAATCGCGGTCATGCAGCTGAACGGCGCCGCCGCGGGGCAGACCGTCTTCCACTACCACATGCACCTGATCCCGCGGATGGAGGGCGAGCCCTTCGGCGTCCACGGCAAGAGGCAGGGCGACGCCGCCGTGCTCGCAGATCAGGCTGCCCGGCTCGCCGCCGTCTACACGCCGGCCGATTGA
- a CDS encoding SDR family oxidoreductase — MSGAPNPFDLTGRVAVVTGGNKGIGLGFARGLARAGADVAIWARTEGDNARAAEELAAFGTRVIGLPCDITEPESITDACRRTLEALGRIDACFANAGAGDGYDPLKVSPERFARILDMNVDGTFFTLQEVAKHMKERGGGGKLVTVSSITERFGAARMPGYAAAKAALGGIVRSLAIEFARYDIQVNNLQPGWIETDATQPMRDNDKLRETVVQRTPARRWGTTADFEGIAVYLASRASDFHTGDTLCIDGGYSIF, encoded by the coding sequence ATGAGTGGAGCCCCGAACCCCTTCGATCTGACGGGTCGCGTCGCCGTCGTGACCGGCGGCAACAAGGGCATTGGCCTGGGCTTCGCGCGCGGCCTCGCGCGCGCCGGCGCCGACGTCGCGATCTGGGCCCGCACCGAAGGCGACAACGCGCGCGCCGCGGAGGAACTCGCCGCGTTCGGCACCCGCGTGATCGGACTCCCCTGCGACATCACCGAGCCCGAGTCGATCACCGACGCGTGCCGACGGACCCTCGAAGCGCTGGGGCGGATCGACGCCTGCTTCGCCAACGCCGGCGCCGGCGACGGCTACGACCCGCTGAAGGTGAGCCCGGAGCGCTTCGCGCGAATCCTCGACATGAACGTCGACGGCACCTTCTTCACGCTCCAGGAGGTCGCGAAACACATGAAGGAGCGCGGGGGCGGCGGCAAGCTCGTGACCGTCTCGTCGATCACCGAACGCTTCGGTGCCGCCAGGATGCCCGGCTACGCCGCGGCGAAGGCCGCCCTCGGTGGAATCGTGCGCTCCCTCGCGATCGAGTTCGCCCGCTACGACATCCAGGTGAACAATCTTCAGCCCGGCTGGATCGAGACCGATGCGACCCAGCCCATGCGCGACAACGACAAGCTGCGCGAGACCGTCGTCCAGAGGACGCCCGCGAGGCGCTGGGGCACGACGGCGGATTTCGAGGGCATCGCGGTCTATCTCGCCTCCCGCGCCTCCGACTTCCACACGGGCGACACGCTCTGCATCGACGGCGGCTACTCGATCTTCTGA